The nucleotide window GATTTCTGGGCTGAAACTGGGGAGCCATCCCACTCAGTCCTTCTCACAGTTGCTGCGCTAATAACTTTAGAGAAATGCAGCCGTAGAAACAACACTTTGTTAAGGCTAGAGTCTCCAACCTCAAAATGAGCACCAGTGACTATCGATAGATCTTCATCAGACTCAACAGGGGCTGTACAGatatgagaaaagctcttccacTGAACCTTCTCATAGTACCTTCGGTCATTGGATGGATGGGAGATGCTTCCATTTGGTTCATCCTCAAGTTGAAAACTCTTTGGCAGTGAGGATAAATGCTGCAAGTGAATCGCTAAGCAGTTGTTTCTTTTGCCCTCTAAATATAACCTAACCCCAGTCACTGGCTTTTTACTGACATCTACCTGTCAATGTAATCCATCACAAGGAAATTATGAAACAATAGTAGATGGGGACTACGTATTCTGAATAcacaaagagagaataaaaggttgggtgggggtgggggagCAGCCTGAATATGCAGCAAAATTTTGGTCAGAACCAATCCAAAGCCTATTAGTGCTCTAGGATTTGGGTTTGGGGGAAACAACTTCACTGAGTTACAATAAAATTTTGAGATGTTAACAAGAAAAATCATGTCAGCAGAACGGGAAAGGAGTTGAGAAAGAACCTACCGGCATTGTATTAACATAAAGCTTGGGGCCCATGAAGCTCAATTGCAAGGACGCATTACTTTGTCTTTTATCAGGACCAACTGCAAGCTCACCAAACACGGGCGCCCAATGCTTTGGAAGCTGAAACTCCAAAAATTGGTGTAGTTCCTCAATTGGGGGCTTATCTTCGCTCCATAAACATGTCAAGACAACAATGGTTTAGATTTTCTCACTATCACAAGAAACTTCCGGCTAAAAAAACTATGAACTAGCAGTTATTACAAAATCTAGAAAGTAAAACAATCAATAAACTAAAGACACAGTTTAAGTTTGATCATAAGGATGCAAATGAAGTTTAGTGGTTTGTACAGGGCATTTATATTCTTCATGGAATGAGTAAATCTTCTTCCAGAGAATATTATATTTGAGTCATCAAATCTTATTTTTGAACTACTTGTGAAGACAAATATACTTTTTGACTGACCTGCACTTTCagcattaattatttaatagaATCCCAAAAGCATGTTCTATTTTGCATAGCACTTAATCACAAACAAGGCCTAAATTGTGCCTGTTTGACGAGCTTATCAATTATCATGAAAAATGCGTAAAATGTGCCTAGAAAGCGTTCAAACCGAAAATGTCAACCTAGACTTTCTCCAAATTATTAACACGAACAAAATGAGATAAAGTTTGAGGCTTACAACGAAGATAGAGATTAATGGCATGGGTCAGATATCCACTCCCATCAATTCCACTCAATAATGATATTATTGGGATGAAGGACATTGAGACAACGTCAGGTTCAAACTGAACAGTTTGACACCAGTCGTCGTGGGATGAACTTTTTTCTGATCCACCCTTCCTTTTGCACATGAATTTCATATCCTGCGACTGCGATACACAACAGACATAGGATGGGGAAAATGTAAGTATATAACCAGCTCTGTatcatacaaaaagaatgaACATGGAAAAGTCTACCAGCAGCTGCATTAACCAAAGCAGTTAGATATGCCACACATACACGAAGTTTACATATCTGGTTAAAATGCAACAAAAAACTAATTTATATCAACATTTATCTGCAAATTACCTCCATATGGGAATAAGAACCAGATGGTAATGGGTCCACGAGGGTAAGTCCTTGCTCCTTAGCAAACTGGGAAAAAATCATTACACAATTTAATCTAGTGTCACAGGCTCACAAGTCACGGCACATCTATCAAAAATGCACTTCCAATTCTTCCAATAGTTAAAACAACGTAGTAAAGCATATAATTTGTTCCAAACTATAGATGCAATGCTTCCTTCTTTCAACCAGATTAACAAGAAAGTGAGAAACTATTTGCAACCAGATTCAGTAAATCAtcttaattatttaataaatgGAAGGAAAAATCCTTCTAATAAACATCATACTATAATGAGAAGTATTTTACGACTGAAGGTGAATCGCCAAAGAAGCAATTTGTTATAATGGGCGCTAAAGAGGATTGGTCCAAGATTAAGAAGGAACAACTTGAAAACCAAACTGgaaaataatttattgtttaaCAGCCTCATGTTGAAGAGTAGAGATTATAACAACTTGTTTCTAGCAAATGGATATAAATGGAAAGAACAATCCACCAAAACTGcttatggaaaaaaaatgataagaataaataaaaaaagaaggcaCCCCATCAAAGGTATGTGTTCAATCAACTATTTTACGCTAGCTTGTGGATGCCTACATGTCCTTTTTTACTTCAGATAAGCAAAAGAATAGGAAGACAGTgaaaaaaaacactgaaaaaTACATTTTCAAGCTGAACATTATTATGAGacatttaaaaaatacataaaaggcTGACAGAATTTTGAAATGATGGGATAATGAGTATCAAACGTGGCAGCTGTAATGACTTGAAAGTAAACCGTTAATGCATAAAATCTTAGAAGGCAGCAAGTTGTTTCTGGTTCTCACAGTGCATGCATTACATGCAAATACATAAACTTTTCATGATATTTCCATAACTTGTAACAGAGATCATACTGTCTAAGATGAAATGTTAAATGTCTGTCGAACTCAGAGGAATTTCATATTATTATACCGCGAGTAGAAGCTCAGCAGCAAGTCACATGGAGCCTTTGAAATGTTATTACCTCTAATTATATGGAAAGATCAAATTTAAGGCATTGCTCTGATTCTTATGTTTAATACTATTTACTCTGGGATACTAAACCACTTTCATACTTGATGCCAAACATCTAAGAACTCCCATAAAATCAACATCAAAAATATCTCTTCACCTCCTTATATATAAATAGAAACTATATccatacaaaataaaaacttcAAGCTTCACCTTTGCCCTCTCACGTAATTTATCAGAGCTTCTGGTGTACCGTCCAGTTCTATCTACGAGTAGCTTATCTGCCAACtcctttagttttttttgtaCATCCACAGGCTCAACAGTTGACGGAtaattctgcttcacaaataTGATATCTTTTCCACCCATCTTCACGCCTACAATGACATGGGTACCATATTTCTCAATAAACCTGAATTGACAGCAAAGTATTTGTTTCAGTACATTTGGGAGGGTTATGCATAATTTGTTTCCAAAAGAATAGATCAGTGGAATGTTCAATGCAAAAAAAGTACAAACCAACTTGATATTTGTAGCCGCAAAAAAATAAAccagtaaaaaaataaatcaacttGATATTTGCCAGCAAATACTAAAGATAACACCAGTAGCAGGCTGCAAATTAtgcatagttttattttcaactAAATAACTTGGTAATGTAATGGTGTATGTTAAATCAAAATTGATTTCAAAAGCATAGAACCTTACTTTGCCAGTGCAGCAGGATCCCATGAGGATGGCACAGCTTGTTTGATATGGCCACAAAGCACTGCTTGGGATTTTTCTAGAGCAATATTGTAGAGCGTGATGAAGACACCATCATATGCAACGGTTTTAGTGTTGGCAGCATCTTTCTGCCAAATGCCAGTGAACTCAAATGCAGCATTGAAATGACCTGTTGGAATTTTTCCAGAAAGAGATAGATCCTGGTTGAACTGCTCAGACATCTACAGACAAAATAAATAGTGATATTTAAAGAAGGCATAAGATCAAGACAACATATACCGGAATCAAGCTCATAGAGCTAAATATAGAATTTCAAGATATGATTCCCAGATTTTAGAACCACTTCTACACGACAACAGGGCCTGAGAATTTTCCCTTCCCCCTAAACCTCTAACAAATAAAAGAAGCTAGGTACTAGTTGGTTACTAATAAACAAGAGTGACTTAGGGGTGATTCAAGTGGTTCCATGAATTTTTGTAATCCTTGCATTCTCCTTTTAGTCTGTTCAGTTTAGTTTGGAAAGGAATGACACCACAATCTGTTTTGTTCCTACCGTTGATAGGTTAACTGACTAGGATGAAATCCAGCATCAAAAACATTTGAAGCTGGATTTCTTAAGGAGTTAAAAACCACATCCATAAACTTTTTACTGGTACAAGATAACAAAACTACTTTTACGAAAATAGCAACCCCTAACGACCTGAGACCAAAAGCTGACAAGAATTCTTATTCAGATCCCATTTCTGTCAGTCAAAGTACTCAGCATAATTTCCATTTGTGCTTATAATTAATTAGTTCGAAACTCAGCTGTAATTATTCAAAATTTAATCGAACAAAAACTCCATGAATATTCACAAAAACAAGCTCTGACAACGATGAAAGCAAGTAATTACTAGCACCATCTACCTCGAACCGATCAATCTTTGCAGGTGTTAATATGCATCTCAAGTTCATAACATGTGTATAGCACACGCATCGTTAccgaaaaaagaaataatacctgttgaaaagaaagaacatcAGAGCTTAGTCTGGTGCGCTCTCCTTTATCGCACTTGATAGACTTCGGAACATTCGGAATGGAAACACCGGCACCGCGTCCACCACCGACAACACCAGAACAGGGGATCGTGATGTCACGGACTCGAGCATCATCGATTGCTATCAAAGGCGAAGAGTTCCACTTGCAGTACTTGAGGCGTAAATCCTCGGTGAGATCGTATCCTAAACCAATACACTTCACGGCTGCCTCTGCAGCTCTCTTTGCAGCTTCTGTCGCCATGAATTTATCAAAGCATCATCAACATCACcactcttctctttcttttgtagACTCTAATGAGCAAAAAAGAAGCACAAATGTTTTTGTTCGTGAAATTCTTGGGTAGGTGAAGATGGGGTCAAAGCCAAACAACGCCGCCTCTTGcctgtttgtttgatttatgacaaaatataatatttgatcactttcgtccttaaattttttttcttttaacttcGTACTTCCACCATTTTAAAATGTATTTATTCCATCATTCAAGtgagaataacaaaaaaaatctaatatgaCATCTATTTGACATATCAAAATAATCTTAGTTAACAAATTTTGATAAACGTAAATGATATTATCCCTAAATTATTAACATCTAACACTTTTAATGCTTAAACTAGACAATAAAATAGTTTGAGGATTTTAAAAAGTTACGTATTTTAGGGATTTTATCGGATGATAGGTATAAAAATCATACCAACTGGGATGCCACGTATAATTTTATGATGTCGGAATCATTTGAGGGATAAACGTGATACTTTTGAATAATTGAGTGAtgattttaagagcaaaaaaaaatttaatgacaaaaatgaaattaatggtATAATTGAAGGgtcaaatgtatatttttgcatTTGATTGATGGTTTCTTCCGCTCATTAATTAACGAAcgatatattattttattttatcaccatgaccaaataataataataacttatTTATAATACAAAAAGGTCTgctcataaaaataaataaatttatttactaATATTGTATAATACATAGGTTCTCCTTCTCCCtggggaaaataaaaaagaacaaatgaaaaatcaacaaatagtcGCGCGACGTTCCCATTGTACAAAAGTCAAAAAGATAAGTGGGACCCACAACAACAACAGGCAGCGAGTGAACCAAATTGATTTGTTCGTAGCGACCGAAATGAAGAAGTCAGGATTTGTTAGCTTGAGACTTGTGATTTGAAGTCACGTGTTTAATATTTCTAAAATTAACTTAATTAATTTGACCTAAATCTTACAAAACATCTTAATTAAACTATAAAAAAACCTTCACATAATctgtaataaaaaattacacGAAAGTCTGAGGTTTGGCTAGTGATTCACCGGCAaacatttttctcattttaccAAGTCCAAGTCAGCCTTTCTAGCCAAATAGTCATTACAAAGTCATTTGTTCAGTATTATAATATAGCATATGTGAGACTAAAATAACCAGTTGGGTTATAAGCCCTCTAATTCCTGAAGATTCTCACCGAAATGGTCACGGCCCAACTTACCCTGACGAGGGGAATTTTTGTAGGCATACATACGTGTAGTGGCATCAGAACCAAGACTTGTAGACAGCCTCATCTAGAGGaaataataaaagaagagaaattgtTATGGTGACCATCaaataactttatttttttggtaaagttGGAACAAAATATCCAAGACATATCCAAGGATTTCATATAAATTCTACAAAGACCAAACTCCATTAGCTTTGATCAAAGCAAGCAGAGTATTAATAATGTCTCTCAACAGTACAGCTTTGTCTAATTGTCTTGGGCCTGACCACTCTTCCAGACCTTGAAATCTGGAGGAAAGCAGTTAGCTTCACTCCAATGTCTTAGTGAAAAAGTGCAAAGTGGCCCTGTATATCGCCTTGAGGATCCACATAGCGCCATATCTCGCTTGTCATGTCTTCCTCAAGGTTCTGGCCATTGCAATGCGGGTCTTTATTTTCGTCATCGTCGCTCAAGTCAATCACAGCCCTATTTATCTGCAGGTTGTACCTTATTGTCCATCTGGCTTTTGCTTTCTGGTAGTTGATTCGGAGGCTCTACACTGTCATTGCTCTCACTTAAGCTCTCTGTTGACAGCTTTCGCTCTACTTGAGCAGAAGCATATAGAATATAGATCCTTTGCAACAAAGCCATGAGATCAATCTCAGGATTCTGACATAGCTTCTATCGATTTAAAAGTTGCAATTATTGAACATCATAACATCATTCACTCATCCAATGCAGAATGGATGAAAAATTGCAGAAACTTTTCTTATTCTTCATACTAGCAATTCAAAACAAACAACGagacaaaaaaaactaatatcaaTGCACTGAGACAGGGCTCTGTAATGTCCATTACGCAAGCAGGATGAACTCACACTCTCACAGAGGGTGAGGCTTTACCTTAAAATTGTTCATAAAACAACAGTTTGAGAAACAAAATAGCAAAAACTGTCTCATGCTTATTACCTGAGAGAAGTTATCGTCTGAGAGTATGGAAAATTGGAAATGCAAATGTCTTTTACATAATTTGAGACTTGAAGAGTGATTTCTGAGCTCATGCTATTGATCCCTGTGCTCATGCTATTGATTTGAGCGGTCTTCTTTAACCCTGAATTCATAAGTGGCAAAATCTGGTCACATTCAATACATACTGTAAGAATTATTATCATGCTATTGATTTGAGAGGGTCATGCCTTTTGTATAAGTTTCACAGAACTTCTCAGCGTTCTACATCTTCAGTCATATCTCCCATAACAGATTTAGTACCTTTACTGGAGTAATCAAGGTGGTATAAGTGAATCCCAGCTGAACCCCACCCACCCATCCGGAACTGGTGTCTTGGTTGGTTAATCGGTCAATGAGGAAGTATTCCACAATCAGGATTCACCCTCCTCCACATATGATGAATaatattttccaaaaaaaattgaaatttcaaatatacaaCTGATAAATGAAGTATGCTCATAAAATAACTGATAagtgatataaaataaaaaaaataaaaaaaaaaacataacagTAATCTACCTGTAACTTGCAGGAGCTAGCGAGAGTTTTTCTGATAATAATCATTTGGATCAGATTTGACCCTTACAAAGCTTGCCACTAGTTTACCTTCAACTGTTTCATGGTTGTTCAGGAGTTTTGAACTAATATACAAGCTTGAGATTTTCAGGAACTATGGTGGCAAAAATGCATTTTGGCACTTCCAAAATGTTTGTTC belongs to Tripterygium wilfordii isolate XIE 37 chromosome 2, ASM1340144v1, whole genome shotgun sequence and includes:
- the LOC120016961 gene encoding MACPF domain-containing protein At4g24290-like is translated as MATEAAKRAAEAAVKCIGLGYDLTEDLRLKYCKWNSSPLIAIDDARVRDITIPCSGVVGGGRGAGVSIPNVPKSIKCDKGERTRLSSDVLSFQQMSEQFNQDLSLSGKIPTGHFNAAFEFTGIWQKDAANTKTVAYDGVFITLYNIALEKSQAVLCGHIKQAVPSSWDPAALAKFIEKYGTHVIVGVKMGGKDIIFVKQNYPSTVEPVDVQKKLKELADKLLVDRTGRYTRSSDKLRERAKFAKEQGLTLVDPLPSGSYSHMESQDMKFMCKRKGGSEKSSSHDDWCQTVQFEPDVVSMSFIPIISLLSGIDGSGYLTHAINLYLRYKPPIEELHQFLEFQLPKHWAPVFGELAVGPDKRQSNASLQLSFMGPKLYVNTMPVDVSKKPVTGVRLYLEGKRNNCLAIHLQHLSSLPKSFQLEDEPNGSISHPSNDRRYYEKVQWKSFSHICTAPVESDEDLSIVTGAHFEVGDSSLNKVLFLRLHFSKVISAATVRRTEWDGSPVSAQKSGIISTLISTRFSTAQKQTPQPPEANINSALYPEGPPVPAQATKLLRFVDTTEMTRGPQDSPGYWVVSGAKLHVEKGKISLRIKYSLLTTVLPDDVSMEF